In Tepidamorphus gemmatus, one genomic interval encodes:
- a CDS encoding tripartite tricarboxylate transporter TctB family protein → MRLGDTMLGGLLLILSAALAGFSQTFPAIPGQTYGAATFPIAVAIGLAGCGVLLMIGGIRAGHRHLEAAEWMLDRRAVVSVALTVLAMIGYILLAPRLGFIPVMAGMLLGLFLLLQVHWLMAIVAAAATTMVIHGLFAGFLLVPLPLGIFPRVSW, encoded by the coding sequence ATGCGCCTCGGCGACACCATGCTCGGCGGGCTGCTGCTGATCCTGTCGGCAGCACTCGCCGGGTTTTCTCAGACCTTCCCGGCGATTCCCGGCCAGACCTACGGGGCGGCGACGTTTCCGATCGCCGTGGCGATCGGTCTGGCGGGCTGCGGCGTCCTGCTGATGATCGGCGGCATCCGGGCCGGGCACCGGCATCTGGAGGCGGCGGAATGGATGCTCGACCGACGGGCGGTGGTCTCCGTGGCGCTCACCGTGCTGGCCATGATCGGCTACATCCTGCTGGCGCCGCGCCTTGGCTTCATTCCCGTCATGGCGGGAATGCTGCTCGGCCTGTTCCTGCTGTTGCAGGTCCACTGGCTGATGGCGATCGTCGCGGCGGCGGCGACGACGATGGTCATTCACGGCCTGTTTGCCGGTTTCCTGCTGGTCCCGCTGCCGCTCGGCATCTTCCCCCGGGTATCCTGGTAG
- a CDS encoding tripartite tricarboxylate transporter substrate binding protein, producing the protein MLGRVLRGALFVAAAAIVLPLAGPAHAEYPDRPITMVVPWGAGGGTDATGRIIAAILEKELGQPVNVVNRTGGSGVVGHSAIAEAAPDGYTIGVATVEIGMMHWQGLTDLTWESYTPIALVNEDPAGLQVAADSPYKTAAELVEAIKANPGQLKASGTGQGGIWHLAIAGMLDSIGVDPASVPWVPSQGAAPGLQDLVAGGVNIVPCSLPEARSLIEAGRVRSLAIMAQTRADLFPDVPTLKEALGSDWTIGAWRGIVGPKGLPDDVTAKLTAALEKVYNSSEYQDFMKERGFGIRWASGQEFADFMKQSNENLGAVMKAVGIAQ; encoded by the coding sequence ATGCTTGGGAGAGTGCTTCGTGGCGCCCTGTTCGTCGCTGCGGCCGCCATCGTCCTGCCGCTGGCAGGACCGGCCCATGCCGAATATCCGGACCGCCCGATCACCATGGTCGTGCCCTGGGGCGCCGGCGGCGGCACGGACGCGACCGGCCGCATCATCGCCGCGATCCTCGAGAAGGAGCTCGGTCAGCCGGTCAACGTGGTGAACCGTACCGGCGGATCCGGCGTCGTGGGCCATTCGGCGATCGCCGAGGCGGCGCCTGACGGCTATACGATCGGCGTGGCCACCGTCGAGATCGGCATGATGCATTGGCAGGGTCTCACCGATCTCACCTGGGAATCCTACACCCCGATCGCGCTGGTCAACGAGGATCCGGCGGGTCTGCAAGTCGCTGCCGATTCGCCGTACAAGACGGCTGCGGAACTGGTCGAGGCGATCAAAGCCAATCCCGGCCAACTGAAGGCATCGGGAACCGGTCAGGGCGGCATCTGGCATCTGGCGATCGCCGGCATGCTCGACAGCATCGGCGTCGATCCGGCCTCGGTGCCATGGGTGCCGAGCCAGGGCGCCGCGCCGGGCCTGCAGGATCTCGTGGCAGGCGGCGTCAACATCGTTCCCTGCTCGCTGCCGGAAGCCCGTTCGCTGATCGAAGCCGGACGCGTCAGGTCTCTGGCGATCATGGCGCAGACGCGCGCCGACCTCTTCCCGGATGTCCCCACGCTGAAGGAGGCGCTCGGTTCGGATTGGACGATCGGCGCCTGGCGCGGCATCGTCGGCCCCAAGGGCCTACCCGACGATGTCACCGCCAAACTCACCGCGGCGCTCGAGAAGGTCTACAACAGCTCCGAGTATCAGGATTTCATGAAGGAGCGCGGCTTCGGCATCCGCTGGGCCTCCGGCCAGGAGTTCGCGGATTTCATGAAGCAGTCGAACGAGAATCTCGGCGCGGTCATGAAGGCCGTGGGCATCGCCCAGTAG
- a CDS encoding NAD(P)H-dependent oxidoreductase — protein MNLMALLARRQEEGRPVRVGLIGAGKFGSMFLSQVPTTPGLDVAAIADLDVERARAACRTVGWDEERVAHTVFCADGRELCARDDVEVVIEATGHPGAGIAHALAAFEAGKHIVMVNVEADVLAGAALARRAKSAGVVYTMAYGDQPALTCEMVDWARACGFSVVAAGKGTKYLPEFHTVTPDNVWPHYGLTPEQAAAAGMNPQMFNSFLDGTKSAIEMAAIANATGLGVPDDGLSFPPCGVDDLAHVLRPKSAGGMLQRSGMVEVVSSLERDGRPVFRDLRWGVYVVLEAPNDYAAACFRQYGLKTDETGRYAAMYKPFHLIGLELNVSVLNAALRGEPTGATRAFVGDAVAVAKRDLKPGERLDGEGGYTVWGKLMPAARSVEIGALPIGLAHGVTLTGPVPAGAVVRFADVSLGDSTTLTSRKEHEKLLGDV, from the coding sequence ATGAATTTGATGGCATTGCTGGCCCGTCGCCAGGAGGAAGGTCGGCCGGTCCGGGTCGGGCTCATTGGTGCCGGCAAGTTCGGATCAATGTTTCTCTCGCAAGTGCCGACCACGCCCGGCCTCGACGTGGCGGCGATCGCCGATCTCGATGTGGAACGTGCCCGCGCTGCCTGCCGGACCGTCGGCTGGGACGAGGAGCGCGTGGCGCACACCGTGTTCTGCGCGGATGGCAGGGAGCTCTGCGCGCGCGATGACGTCGAGGTGGTGATCGAGGCTACCGGGCATCCGGGCGCCGGGATCGCGCATGCGCTGGCGGCCTTCGAGGCGGGAAAGCACATTGTCATGGTCAATGTCGAGGCCGACGTGCTGGCCGGCGCGGCGCTTGCCAGGCGGGCGAAATCCGCCGGTGTCGTCTACACGATGGCCTATGGCGACCAGCCGGCGCTGACCTGCGAGATGGTCGACTGGGCGCGCGCCTGCGGATTTTCGGTCGTCGCGGCGGGGAAGGGGACCAAGTATCTTCCGGAGTTCCACACCGTCACGCCCGACAACGTTTGGCCGCACTACGGATTGACGCCGGAGCAAGCTGCCGCTGCGGGCATGAACCCGCAGATGTTCAACTCCTTCCTCGACGGCACCAAGTCGGCGATCGAGATGGCGGCCATCGCCAATGCCACGGGCCTCGGCGTGCCGGATGACGGTCTGTCCTTCCCGCCCTGCGGAGTCGACGATCTCGCCCATGTGCTGCGGCCGAAGTCCGCAGGCGGGATGCTGCAGCGCTCGGGCATGGTCGAAGTTGTCTCGAGCCTCGAGCGCGATGGGCGGCCGGTGTTCCGGGACCTCAGATGGGGCGTCTACGTGGTCCTGGAGGCCCCGAACGATTATGCGGCCGCCTGCTTCAGGCAGTACGGCCTGAAGACCGACGAGACCGGGCGCTACGCGGCGATGTACAAGCCGTTCCACCTGATCGGGCTCGAGCTCAACGTCTCGGTGCTGAATGCTGCGCTGCGCGGTGAGCCGACCGGGGCGACCCGTGCCTTCGTCGGCGATGCGGTGGCGGTCGCCAAGCGCGACCTGAAGCCCGGCGAGCGGCTCGACGGGGAAGGCGGCTACACGGTCTGGGGCAAGCTCATGCCGGCCGCCAGAAGCGTCGAGATCGGCGCCCTGCCGATCGGCCTCGCCCACGGTGTGACGCTCACCGGACCGGTCCCGGCGGGGGCGGTGGTCCGTTTCGCAGACGTTAGCCTTGGCGACAGCACGACATTGACCTCGCGTAAGGAGCACGAGAAGCTGCTTGGCGACGTGTAG
- a CDS encoding putative quinol monooxygenase yields the protein MATIVLTVEIQFDPRDRDRMMELLRPMEAASRAEPGCLRYQVYEAMFEPGRVLVHQHWASEEALAEHTRQPHLRAFQAASEGLRLGAITRTLHRIIDEKVVI from the coding sequence ATGGCAACCATCGTCCTTACCGTCGAGATTCAGTTCGATCCCCGCGACAGGGACCGGATGATGGAGCTTCTGAGGCCGATGGAAGCCGCCTCGCGGGCAGAGCCGGGCTGTCTGCGATACCAGGTCTACGAGGCGATGTTCGAACCCGGCCGGGTTCTCGTCCACCAGCATTGGGCCTCCGAGGAGGCGCTGGCCGAACACACGCGTCAGCCCCATCTCCGCGCGTTCCAGGCTGCGTCCGAGGGGTTGCGGCTGGGCGCGATCACCCGGACGCTGCACAGGATCATCGACGAGAAGGTGGTCATATGA
- a CDS encoding PH domain-containing protein, translated as MDTSADPAIEPCIIGRAHWSVFLPPIILTVVLLAVWGIAEIVGGRGRTVGLYAFIAAAVVVPLHLLVVFLRFQTTRIARTFDGIWIERGWPTMTPRHLRWDELAGIAAEPSVIGRRFGAGTLSLSIVSGETISVHGLADVEDLAQELRTAS; from the coding sequence ATGGACACGAGCGCAGATCCCGCGATCGAGCCCTGCATCATCGGCCGGGCACACTGGAGCGTGTTCCTGCCGCCGATCATCTTGACGGTGGTGCTGCTGGCCGTCTGGGGCATCGCAGAGATCGTCGGCGGCCGCGGACGGACGGTGGGACTGTATGCGTTCATCGCCGCTGCCGTGGTGGTGCCGCTGCATCTGCTGGTCGTCTTCCTCCGCTTCCAGACGACGCGCATCGCCCGCACCTTCGACGGCATCTGGATCGAGCGGGGGTGGCCGACCATGACACCGCGCCACCTGAGGTGGGACGAACTTGCCGGGATCGCGGCGGAGCCGTCGGTAATTGGCCGGCGCTTCGGTGCGGGGACCTTGTCACTGTCGATCGTCTCGGGCGAGACAATCTCGGTACACGGTCTGGCCGACGTCGAGGACCTCGCCCAGGAGTTGCGGACCGCCTCCTGA
- a CDS encoding SRPBCC family protein: MRSIVRYIVGVIIVVALGLIAGLLLPRHVDVSRAIVINAPSGAIWPLVSDLRRFNEWSPWASIDPEGTTYHYEGAKDGVGQRMVWRSAHPDVGSGSHEITEIDPGRSVTAQLRFGELGKAEANIILTPAGHGTEVTWDFATDLGMNPVRRWLGLFIDGWVGKDYEAGLERLKQLAEPPSGR, encoded by the coding sequence ATGCGTTCGATCGTGCGCTACATCGTCGGAGTGATCATCGTCGTGGCGCTGGGGCTGATCGCCGGCCTGCTGCTGCCCCGACACGTCGACGTGAGCCGCGCCATCGTCATTAACGCGCCGTCCGGCGCCATCTGGCCGCTGGTGTCGGATCTGAGGCGCTTCAACGAATGGTCGCCGTGGGCGTCGATCGACCCGGAGGGCACCACCTATCACTACGAGGGTGCGAAGGATGGCGTCGGCCAGCGTATGGTGTGGCGCAGCGCGCACCCGGATGTCGGGTCGGGCAGCCATGAGATCACCGAGATCGATCCGGGCCGCTCGGTCACCGCGCAACTGCGCTTCGGCGAACTGGGCAAGGCCGAAGCGAACATCATCCTGACGCCGGCCGGCCATGGCACGGAGGTCACCTGGGACTTCGCCACCGATCTGGGCATGAACCCGGTGCGACGGTGGCTCGGACTGTTCATCGACGGATGGGTCGGCAAGGACTACGAGGCGGGGCTAGAGCGACTGAAGCAGCTGGCGGAACCCCCATCGGGCCGCTGA